In one window of Sphingomonas glaciei DNA:
- a CDS encoding RNA degradosome polyphosphate kinase, protein MNAPAEIRTTGSKDGGLKEGQSRYFNREMSWLAFNRRVLEEAANPAHPLLERLRFLSISGSNLDEFFSVRVAGLKEQQLEGLEERSYDGQTPAQQLERISAEADALIAEQQSTWLILSDLLGQSGVEVVDAKALDEAEKTWLRTFLSEQILPVLTPQAVDPSHPFPFVPNLGYALVFAMVDSADKESVSEVLMIPASVPRFLQLPGTRTRFISIDAAIGAHLDLLFPGFELIAAGAFRVLRDTDIEIEEDAEDLVRTFRSAIKQRRRGRVIRLEFTSGTPLDLENLVREGVGAEHALIAESSGVIGIADFQQLVDVDGHSELRFVPFTPRFPERVKEHGGDCFAAIRDKDFVVHHPYESFDVVVAFLRQAASDPDVVAIKQTLYRAGKQSAIVDALVAAAEAGKSVTAVVELKARFDEEQNLLWASRLERAGVQVVYGFTQWKTHAKVSMVVKREGGSFRTYCHFGTGNYHPTTARFYTDLSFFTASKRAARDAAKLFNYISGYVTPKGLELLVMSPVSLREKLSAWIDVEIANARSGKPAAIWAKMNSLVDPRLIEKLYEASEAGVKIELIVRGICCLRPGLAGLSSNIRVKSIVGRFLEHSRIWCFANGARLPHGKARLFISSADWMPRNLDRRVEVAVPLENSTVHAQVLQQVMVANLIDNQQSWVLDGTNGQYRRVAGEKKPFNLHTYFMTNPSLSGRGQSLEGRKVPKLKLEQGG, encoded by the coding sequence GTGAACGCGCCGGCCGAGATCAGGACCACGGGTTCGAAGGACGGTGGGCTGAAGGAGGGGCAGAGCCGCTACTTCAACCGCGAGATGTCGTGGCTGGCGTTCAATCGCCGGGTGCTAGAGGAGGCTGCCAACCCCGCGCACCCGCTGCTCGAACGGCTGCGCTTCCTGTCGATCAGCGGCTCCAACCTCGATGAATTCTTCTCGGTCCGGGTGGCTGGCCTCAAGGAGCAGCAGCTCGAGGGGCTGGAGGAGCGCAGCTATGACGGGCAAACCCCGGCCCAGCAGCTGGAACGGATCAGCGCCGAGGCCGACGCCCTGATCGCCGAGCAGCAGAGCACCTGGCTGATCCTCTCCGACCTGCTCGGCCAGTCGGGGGTCGAGGTGGTCGATGCAAAGGCGCTCGACGAGGCCGAAAAGACGTGGCTACGGACCTTCCTGTCGGAGCAGATCCTGCCGGTGCTGACCCCGCAGGCGGTCGATCCTTCGCACCCGTTCCCGTTCGTGCCCAACCTTGGCTATGCCCTGGTGTTCGCGATGGTCGACAGCGCCGACAAGGAATCAGTCAGCGAAGTGCTGATGATCCCGGCCTCGGTTCCTCGCTTCCTCCAGCTTCCCGGGACCCGCACCCGCTTCATTTCGATCGACGCGGCGATCGGGGCGCACCTCGATCTGCTGTTCCCCGGGTTCGAGCTGATCGCGGCGGGCGCCTTCCGGGTCCTGCGCGACACCGACATCGAGATCGAGGAGGATGCCGAAGACCTCGTCCGCACCTTCCGATCGGCGATCAAGCAGCGCCGCCGGGGCCGGGTGATCCGGCTGGAGTTCACCAGCGGGACCCCGCTCGACCTCGAGAATCTGGTACGCGAGGGCGTCGGGGCCGAGCATGCGCTGATCGCCGAAAGCTCGGGCGTGATCGGGATCGCCGACTTCCAGCAGCTGGTCGACGTCGACGGTCATTCCGAGCTTCGCTTCGTGCCCTTCACCCCGCGCTTCCCCGAGCGGGTGAAGGAGCATGGGGGCGACTGCTTCGCGGCGATCCGCGACAAGGATTTCGTCGTCCACCACCCTTATGAAAGCTTCGACGTGGTGGTCGCCTTCCTGCGCCAGGCTGCGAGCGATCCCGACGTGGTGGCGATCAAGCAGACGTTGTACCGCGCGGGCAAGCAGTCGGCGATCGTCGATGCGCTGGTTGCGGCGGCGGAGGCCGGCAAGTCGGTCACCGCGGTTGTCGAGCTGAAGGCCCGCTTCGACGAGGAGCAGAATTTGCTGTGGGCGAGCCGGCTGGAGCGCGCGGGCGTGCAGGTGGTCTATGGCTTCACCCAGTGGAAGACCCACGCCAAGGTATCGATGGTGGTGAAGCGCGAGGGCGGCTCGTTCCGCACCTATTGCCACTTCGGGACCGGCAATTATCATCCGACCACGGCGCGCTTCTACACCGACCTCAGCTTCTTCACCGCCTCCAAGCGGGCAGCACGCGATGCTGCCAAGCTGTTCAATTACATCTCCGGCTACGTCACGCCCAAGGGGCTGGAACTGCTGGTGATGAGCCCGGTCAGCCTGCGCGAGAAGCTATCGGCGTGGATCGACGTGGAGATTGCCAATGCCCGGTCCGGCAAGCCCGCCGCGATCTGGGCCAAGATGAACAGCTTGGTCGATCCCCGCCTGATCGAGAAGCTCTACGAGGCGAGCGAGGCGGGGGTGAAGATCGAGCTGATCGTGCGCGGCATCTGCTGCCTGCGGCCAGGGCTGGCCGGCCTGTCGAGCAACATCCGGGTCAAGTCGATCGTCGGCCGCTTCCTTGAGCATAGCCGGATATGGTGCTTTGCCAATGGCGCCCGGCTGCCGCACGGCAAGGCGCGGCTGTTCATCTCCTCGGCCGACTGGATGCCGCGCAACCTCGACCGGCGGGTCGAGGTCGCCGTGCCGCTCGAAAATTCGACTGTGCATGCGCAGGTGCTGCAGCAGGTGATGGTCGCCAACCTTATCGACAATCAGCAAAGCTGGGTTCTCGACGGCACCAACGGCCAGTACCGCCGGGTCGCGGGCGAGAAGAAACCCTTCAACCTCCACACCTATTTCATGACCAATCCGTCGCTTTCCGGTCGCGGTCAGTCGCTGGAGGGCCGAAAGGTCCCCAAACTCAAGTTGGAACAGGGCGGATAA
- a CDS encoding HdaA/DnaA family protein codes for MRGPDQIALPLDWPQGSDDSRFIVSQANEGAFEHFRRWSSWPVKATILTGPRRSGRSLLARNFVARVGGRLFDPADRHDEEALFHAWNQAQETGRPLVMVADQAPPGWKITLPDLRTRLAITPVTSIEQPDDALFAALIRRLFADRGLHLPDEALRYTCERVTRDYWTAERVVEAIDRFAIAANARLTLPTVRRALISGGIIDGGSEE; via the coding sequence GTGAGGGGGCCCGACCAGATCGCGCTCCCGCTCGACTGGCCGCAGGGGAGCGACGACAGCCGGTTCATCGTCAGCCAGGCGAACGAGGGAGCGTTCGAGCACTTCCGCCGCTGGTCGAGCTGGCCGGTCAAGGCGACCATCCTTACCGGCCCGCGCCGCTCGGGCCGATCGCTGCTGGCGCGCAACTTCGTGGCGCGGGTCGGCGGGCGCTTGTTCGATCCCGCCGACCGCCACGACGAGGAAGCGCTGTTTCATGCCTGGAACCAGGCGCAGGAGACCGGCCGCCCACTGGTGATGGTCGCCGACCAGGCGCCGCCGGGCTGGAAGATCACCTTGCCGGATCTTCGAACCCGATTGGCAATCACCCCGGTGACTTCCATCGAGCAGCCCGACGACGCGCTGTTCGCCGCGCTGATTCGCCGCCTGTTTGCCGATCGCGGCCTGCACCTTCCCGACGAAGCCTTGCGCTACACCTGCGAGCGGGTCACCCGCGATTATTGGACGGCGGAGCGGGTGGTCGAGGCGATCGACCGGTTCGCTATCGCCGCCAACGCACGGCTGACTTTGCCAACGGTCCGCCGCGCGCTGATCAGCGGCGGCATCATCGACGGAGGATCGGAAGAGTGA
- a CDS encoding Ppx/GppA family phosphatase gives MAKRSFGPVGIIDIGSNSIRFVAYAGSERVPSTLFNEKVSAGLGRELAATGQLSEKAMDQAIEALARFRLLAREMKLKRLDVVATAAVRDAENGAEFLARARAAGIEPQVITGEEEARLAALGVISAIPHARGVVADLGGGSLELTPVANGEAGAGISLPLGVLRVGPEASAKQIAATLRKAIPPAILAAAAERTLYLVGGSFRAFAQLDQQEADSPLHVVHGHAIEGVRVRELRSLIRASTPEQLKQKFGLSSTRAQNARPAAAVLDALFRVLEPARAVASAYGLREGLLYDHLPAERRDEDPLLAAALEAGEKLGRFGDHGAELDAWIAPLFPDDDAAARRLRLAACLLADVAWEAHPDFRALWAVDMGVHGNWVGIDAEGRTIIGRTLWSAFGGDGPFNQSLAQLVDQRVLDHAGQWGAAIRLAQRLSGGTEKLLARCRIGLDEDSVLLRLARKDQRLYSDIVARRHRQLANLMGLTARVELN, from the coding sequence ATGGCAAAACGCTCTTTCGGCCCGGTCGGCATTATCGACATCGGCTCCAACTCGATCCGCTTCGTCGCTTATGCGGGATCTGAGCGGGTGCCTTCGACCCTATTCAATGAAAAGGTCTCCGCCGGGCTGGGACGTGAGCTCGCCGCGACCGGGCAATTGTCCGAAAAGGCGATGGACCAGGCGATCGAAGCCCTGGCCCGGTTCCGCCTGCTCGCGCGCGAGATGAAGCTGAAGCGCCTCGACGTGGTGGCGACGGCAGCTGTGCGCGACGCGGAAAACGGGGCCGAGTTCCTGGCCCGCGCGCGCGCTGCGGGAATCGAACCGCAGGTCATCACTGGCGAGGAAGAAGCCCGGCTTGCGGCGCTTGGCGTGATTTCGGCCATTCCCCATGCCCGCGGGGTGGTCGCCGACCTTGGCGGCGGGAGTCTCGAACTGACGCCGGTCGCCAATGGCGAGGCAGGCGCCGGCATCTCGCTTCCGCTTGGCGTGCTGCGGGTCGGGCCCGAGGCCAGCGCCAAGCAGATCGCCGCCACCCTGCGCAAGGCGATACCTCCAGCAATCCTGGCGGCCGCGGCGGAGCGCACGCTCTACCTTGTCGGCGGGTCGTTCCGCGCCTTCGCCCAGCTAGACCAGCAGGAGGCGGATTCGCCGCTGCACGTTGTCCACGGCCATGCCATCGAGGGTGTCCGCGTGCGCGAACTGCGCAGCCTGATCCGCGCTTCCACGCCCGAGCAGCTCAAGCAGAAGTTCGGGCTGTCGAGCACGCGTGCACAGAACGCCCGGCCGGCGGCGGCGGTGCTGGACGCGCTGTTCCGGGTGCTCGAACCCGCCCGTGCGGTGGCCAGCGCCTACGGCCTGCGCGAAGGATTGCTCTACGATCACCTGCCCGCCGAGCGACGGGACGAGGACCCTTTACTGGCAGCCGCCCTTGAGGCGGGAGAGAAATTGGGCCGGTTCGGTGATCATGGCGCCGAACTGGATGCGTGGATCGCGCCGCTGTTTCCCGACGACGACGCCGCCGCGCGGCGGCTGAGGCTGGCGGCCTGCCTGCTCGCCGACGTGGCGTGGGAAGCGCATCCCGATTTTCGGGCGCTGTGGGCGGTCGACATGGGCGTGCACGGCAACTGGGTCGGGATCGATGCCGAGGGACGGACTATCATCGGGCGCACCTTGTGGTCGGCGTTCGGCGGCGACGGGCCGTTCAACCAGAGCCTGGCGCAACTGGTCGATCAGCGCGTGCTCGACCATGCCGGGCAGTGGGGCGCGGCGATCAGGCTTGCGCAGCGGCTGTCGGGCGGGACCGAGAAGCTGCTGGCACGCTGCCG